The following nucleotide sequence is from Helicobacter ganmani.
TAAGGATATTTTTTGTCAAAGGCTTTTGCTTCATTGATGGATTGCATTAATAATTTTTGGTCGCGGAATTGCTTGCCAAAAGCAAAATAATTTGCCTGTAATTTTAAATATTGCACAAAATCTATATTTTCTGCATTTCCAAAACGTTTTGTAAATTCATCAAAATAGAATCCCGCAAGCAAATATTCTTCTTTTTGCATATGTGCTCTTCCCAAAATCAACATTGCCTCACCTAGAAGCGGGGAATTTAAATGCTCACTTTGCAAAGAGACGAAATAACTATCGGCTTTTTCTAAATCATCGTTACGAATTTCTTTTAACATATTTTGATACCAATAATCCGCGGGTTTATTCACCTCATCTAGTGCCAAACCGCTATTGGTTTTAGAAGAACACGCGCCCAAAAAAACAAGAATGCAAAAACCATAAAAAGAAAATTTAATCCATCGCAACATAAAATAAATTCCTTAAAAACAAAGTTAAAAATTATAAAAATGGTCGTAATTATAGCGGATTTGACATAGATTTTATAATTTTTTTTTAAAATCAAATTGATTTTTTGCTTTTATTGCGATAAAATCTCACGCAAAACTTTTAGTAAAATTATTTCTATGATTTTTAAACGCTCATAAGCGAAGGAAAAAACAATGGAATTTGTAGTAAAATCTCCGATTTTAGGCTTTGAACATATCCACAAGATGGCATTAGAAAAAATCTCCAAAGACGATGAAACTTTTATGCAATTAAAAAGTTGCGAAAACGATGGCATTTCCTTTACTCTAGTGAATCCTTATGTGATGCGTACAGATTATGAATTTGAGATTCCATCTCCCGTAAAAGCACTTTTAGATTTAAAAGGCAAAACAAACACCGACCCACAAAACTCTAAACTCGTCATCTTAAACATTGTTTGCGTGAAAGAACCCATTGAAGAATCTAGCGTTAATTTTCTAGCCCCTTTGCTTTTTAATTTTGAAACTCTTACAATGGCGCAAGTCGTTTTAGAAAATTTCAAATATGAGAATTTCGGATTGTCCGAACCTATTTCAAAATTCTTTGACTTCTCCAAACAATAGAAACTCCGCAATGCAATCCTTAATTCTTTTGGGCTATGGCAAAATGGCAAAAGCCTTAGCACAAGGCTTGAAAAACAAATACAAACTATTGGTCTGCGGTCGCAATCTTGCAAAAGTTCAGTCATTTTGTGAGGAATTAAATTTAACTCCTTTATTTTTGGAAAACTCTACGATTCCATTAAAAGAATCCGATGAAATCTTGCTTTGTGTTAAGCCTTACGCACTCAATCAATTCCGTTTCAATGGCAAAGCAAAGTGCGTTTATTCTATCTTGAATGCCACCAGTCTTGAAACATTAAAAGCAGTCATAGAATCACAATATTATATTCGGGCTATGCCAAATATCTGCGCAAGCGTTGGACAATCTATCACGAGTTTGTGTGGTGATTTGGCTTTCCAAAAAGAAGCAATTGCTATTTTTGATTCTATTGGCAAAAGCGTATGGCTTGAAGAAAAGCATTTTCCTTTAGCCACTGCTTTGGGTGGTTGTGCTCCAGCATTTCTAGCCCTTGTTGCCGAATCACTCATTGATAGCGGAGTAACCTATGGTCTAACACGCGAAGATTCTACACAAATTGTGCGCACATTATTTAGTGGTTTTGCTAGTCTTTTAGAACAAAATCACCCCACATTGCTTAAAGAGAATGTGATGAGTCCGGGAGGCTCTACTGCACAAGGAATAGCGACTTTGGAAAAACATGCCCTTAAAAACGCTTTTTTAGAAGCAGTTTTGGCTTCTAAAAACTTCGCTTGAAACCAAAAACTCTTGCGATTTTAGGTGGCAGTGGTGCAGGCAAAACTGCTCTTTCTTTGGAACTCGCTTCAAACTATGATTGCGCGATTCTTTCATTAGATTCTTTAAGTGTTTATCAAGAAATTAATATTGCTAGCGCAAAACCTAGTTTAGGGGAGAGAAAAGGGATTCCACATTTTGGTATAGATGTATTACACCCCAACGAATTGCAAAATATTCATAACTTTATTCAAGAATATCATCGCGCGCAAGCATTTTGTCAAAAACACAACAAGCACCTCTTAATTGTAGGCGGCACAAGCTTCTATCTGAAAACTCTGCTTTGTGGGCTTTCACCCTCTCCCAAATTGTCTTCGTCTGAAAAACTAGAAATAGATTCTACGATTCATCATCTTGGTGATTTAAATGCACAATATGCGTATTTAAGACGAGTGGATTTACCTTATGCAAGCAAACTCAAACCCCAAGATTCTTACCGCATTGTGCGTGCATTGGAAATCTATTTTTCC
It contains:
- a CDS encoding outer membrane protein assembly factor BamD, with amino-acid sequence MLRWIKFSFYGFCILVFLGACSSKTNSGLALDEVNKPADYWYQNMLKEIRNDDLEKADSYFVSLQSEHLNSPLLGEAMLILGRAHMQKEEYLLAGFYFDEFTKRFGNAENIDFVQYLKLQANYFAFGKQFRDQKLLMQSINEAKAFDKKYPYSRYRPMVDTMLLKLELANLSLNKEIIKLYERRGKENAAEFYQQKINENAWIKEVYYKEAHSPWYQRIFEW
- the miaA gene encoding tRNA (adenosine(37)-N6)-dimethylallyltransferase MiaA, with the translated sequence MKPKTLAILGGSGAGKTALSLELASNYDCAILSLDSLSVYQEINIASAKPSLGERKGIPHFGIDVLHPNELQNIHNFIQEYHRAQAFCQKHNKHLLIVGGTSFYLKTLLCGLSPSPKLSSSEKLEIDSTIHHLGDLNAQYAYLRRVDLPYASKLKPQDSYRIVRALEIYFSTQTAPSVYFANNPPKPILKSCEIFEIYFARELLRTRIQERTQEMLNKGLLNEVQTLIARYGTQHQWAKSIGIKETLAYLNYQKSWDSSSTKPQSPIFSLESLKDSISLHTAQLAKRQGTFNKTQFPPHFCGTANEIYSQISSQIFCNFC
- the proC gene encoding pyrroline-5-carboxylate reductase → MQSLILLGYGKMAKALAQGLKNKYKLLVCGRNLAKVQSFCEELNLTPLFLENSTIPLKESDEILLCVKPYALNQFRFNGKAKCVYSILNATSLETLKAVIESQYYIRAMPNICASVGQSITSLCGDLAFQKEAIAIFDSIGKSVWLEEKHFPLATALGGCAPAFLALVAESLIDSGVTYGLTREDSTQIVRTLFSGFASLLEQNHPTLLKENVMSPGGSTAQGIATLEKHALKNAFLEAVLASKNFA
- the fliW gene encoding flagellar assembly protein FliW; translated protein: MEFVVKSPILGFEHIHKMALEKISKDDETFMQLKSCENDGISFTLVNPYVMRTDYEFEIPSPVKALLDLKGKTNTDPQNSKLVILNIVCVKEPIEESSVNFLAPLLFNFETLTMAQVVLENFKYENFGLSEPISKFFDFSKQ